The Xenopus tropicalis strain Nigerian chromosome 2, UCB_Xtro_10.0, whole genome shotgun sequence genome window below encodes:
- the tmem39a gene encoding transmembrane protein 39A: protein MPGGRRGPSRQQLSRSALPSLQTLVGGTCGNGTGLRNRNGSAIGLSAPPITALITPEPVRHCHIPELPLDGGLLFEFLFFIYLLVALFIQYINIYKSVWWYPYNHPASCTSLNFHLIDYHLAAFITVMLARRLVWALISEASQVGTSSMVHYAALITARLVLLTLCGWVFCWTLVNLFRNHSVLNLLFLGYPFGVYVPLCCFHQDSRSQPLPTDCGYLVQDPLVDDGANGMATLVRPRDFLSLLRESLREQFNSTPSIPSHSCPLSPDLIRNEVECLKADFNRRIKEVLFNSLFSAYYVAFLPLCFVKSTQYYDMRWSCEHLIMVWINAFVMLSTQLLPPKYCDLLHRSASHLGKWQKLEHGSYSNAPQHIWSENTVWPQGVLVRHSRSLYKAVGPYNVAVPSEVSHARFYFLFHRPLRLLNLLLIIEGSLVLYQLYSLLRAEKWNHTLSIALILFCNYYVLFKLLRDRIVLGRAYSYPISSYGLKPH from the exons GAGGGGTCCAAGCCGGCAGCAACTGAGCCGTTCCGCGTTGCCCTCTTTGCAAACCTTGGTTGGTGGGACGTGTGGCAATGGCACGGGGCTGAGGAACAG GAACGGTAGCGCCATTGGCCTCTCGGCTCCTCCCATCACTGCCCTGATTACCCCCGAGCCGGTGCGTCACTGCCACATCCCTGAGCTGCCATTGGACGGGGGCCTCCTCTTCGAGTTCCTCTTCTTCATCTACCTGCTGGTGGCGCTGTTCATCCAGTACATCAACATCTACAAGAGCGTGTGGTGGTACCCGTACAATCACCCGGCCTCGTGCACCTCGCTG AATTTCCACCTTATCGATTACCATTTGGCGGCCTTTATCACCGTCATGCTGGCCCGGCGCCTGGTCTGGGCGCTGATATCAGAA GCCTCGCAGGTGGGAACCTCGTCCATGGTCCATTACGCGGCTCTGATCACTGCCCGACTGGTGCTGCTCACGCTGTGCGGCTGGGTCTTCTGCTGGACTCTGGTCAACCTGTTCCGCAATCATTCAGTGCTGAACCTCCTCTTCTTGGGATACCC GTTTGGGGTTTACGTCCCTCTCTGCTGCTTTCACCAAGACAGCCGCTCCCAGCCGCTCCCCACAGACTGCGGGTACCTGGTGCAGGACCCCCTAGTGGACGATGGTGCTAACGGCATGGCCACTCTGGTCCGACCCCGAGATTTCCTGTCGCTGCTGCGGGAGTCGCTGAGGGAGCAGTTTAACAGCACCCCGTCTATCCCGTCGCACAGTTGCCCCCTGTCCCCCGACCTCATACGCAACGAAGTGGAGTGTCTGAAGGCCGACTTCAACCGCAGGATCAAGGAAGTGCTCTTCAACTCCCTCTTCAGTGCCTACTATGTGGCCTTCCTGCCACTGTGCTTCGTAAAG AGCACCCAGTATTATGACATGCGCTGGTCGTGTGAGCACCTCATTATGGTCTGGATCAATGCCTTCGTCATGCTGAGCACCCAGCTCCTGCCCCCCAAGTACTGTGACTTGTTACACAGATCTGCCTCCCACCTGGGCAAGTGGCAGAAACTGGAGCACGGATCCTACAGCAACGCACCCCAGCACAT CTGGTCAGAGAACACAGTATGGCCGCAGGGCGTCCTGGTACGACACAGCAGAAGTTTATACAAAGCCGTCGGCCCATATAACGTAGCAGTGCCTTCAGAAGTCTCACACGCCAGATTTTAT TTCCTGTTTCACCGGCCGTTACGGCTCCTGAACCTGCTGCTCATTATCGAGGGCAGCCTGGTGCTTTACCAGCTCTACTCCCTGCTGCGGGCAGAGAAGTGGAACCACACGCTTTCCATCGCGCTCATTCTCTTCTGCAACTACTACGTCCTATTCAAGCTCCTCCGGGACCGGATAGTACTGGGCCGGGCCTACTCCTACCCAATCAGCAGCTACGGACTGAAACCCCACTGA